In a single window of the Neodiprion virginianus isolate iyNeoVirg1 chromosome 1, iyNeoVirg1.1, whole genome shotgun sequence genome:
- the LOC124303606 gene encoding zinc finger MYM-type protein 1-like, which produces MTIATDRNNLAEKVIEKDSTVSNIDWQDPAKWPNNISDSSRVALVKLGPTKIDRNTIFPFDTDRRRFTIENCYRTLKNGEKMERSWLIYSETKDSVYCFCCKLFGLRNIPTQLQSTGFRSWRHLQDSLSSHEKSKMHIECMTDWKELKVRLDCRKTIDDENQNLIQREETYWKQVLERLVEIIKHLAKRNMAFRGTVDRLYEPNNGNFLSQVELMAKFDPILSEHVRRIQSGDLQRVHYLGKETQNEFIDILGNAIFKEISRRVVAAKYYSIILDCTSDISHEEQMTAVVRFVTVSKNTVEICEHFIGFVVVDDTTGKGLYETLLDILKSNNLELNNCRGQGYDNGSNMKGKNSGVQARILKDNKRAFFVSCSCHNLNLVVSDAGHSSVTAELFFGVLQRLFAVFVASTQRWQILKEHVNISVKSLPETRWEGKINAVKAVRFQIAEIRDCCVAGTLSNVARLVVWYDVLQVINKISKALQCPKVDLRTAMNMIDGALLQLQTFRESGFETCIATAKKIAEKLDISQTLPESRTPRTRQFFDYESQHDERPSDPMIRLEIEFFNKLCDIAISSLRERFEMTQNVCEPFSIIRNSDNFMRLDRTQILTKSKALENYLTGEDENSDIDGRELAEELESLKAYFVAAGMTDLSALVMISHIIDKGLDEIYPNFTVTLRIFLTLPVTSASGERTFSKLKLIKTYLRSTMCQDRLNGLAAMSIEHGICNELNFSDIIASFANKKYRKVPL; this is translated from the exons ATGACGATAGCTACAGATAGAAACAACTTGGCAGAAAAAGTTATAGAAAAAGATTCTACAGTATCAAATATTGATTGGCAAGATCCTGCTAAGTGGCCGAATAACATCAGCGACAGTTCACGCGTAGCATTGGTAAAGCTAGGGCCTACAAAAATAGATCGGAATACAATTTTTCCTTTTGATACAGATCGCCGGCGCTTCACCATAGAAAATTGTTATCGAACCCTGAAGAATGGCGAAAAAATGGAGAGATCCTGGTTAATTTATTCAGAGACTAAGGATTCCGTTTATTGTTTTTGCTGCAAATTGTTTGGCCTCCGCAACATTCCAACCCAATTGCAATCGACCGGATTTAGATCCTGGCGGCACTTGCAAGACAGTTTGAGCTCGCATGAAAAATCCAAAATGCACATTGAATGCATGACAGACTGGAAAGAACTCAAAGTCCGTTTAGATTGTAGAAAAACCATCGATGatgagaatcaaaatttaatccAAAGAGAGGAAACCTATTGGAAACAAGTACTTGAAAGActcgttgaaataattaagcATTTAGCTAAGCGGAATATGGCATTTCGAGGTACTGTCGATCGATTATACGAGCCGAATAACGGTAATTTCTTGAGCCAAGTTGAACTGATGGCGAAATTCGATCCTATTTTAAGCGAACATGTACGTCGAATTCAAAGTGGGGACCTCCAGCGCGTTCACTATTTGGGAAAGGAAACTCAGAACGAATTCATTGACATACTGGGTaatgcaattttcaaagaaattagCAGGCGAGTGGTAGCCGCGAAATATTACTCCATAATTTTAGACTGCACCTCCGATATTAGTCATGAAGAACAAATGACTGCCGTTGTTCGATTTGTCACTGTGTCTAAAAACACCGTGGAAATTTGCGAGCATTTCATTGGCTTCGTTGTTGTAGACGATACAACTGGTAAAGGATTGTATGAAACGTTGTTAGATATCTTGAAATCAAACAATCTTGAATTGAATAACTGTCGGGGTCAAGGGTATGACAATGGCAGTAATATGAAAGGTAAAAATAGTGGTGTTCAGGCCAGAATTTTGAAGGATAATAAAAGAGCGTTTTTCGTTTCCTGCAGTTGTCACAACCTCAACCTAGTAGTTTCAGATGCCGGACATTCGTCCGTCACAGCTGAACTATTCTTTGGTGTTCTTCAAAGGCTATTCGCAGTCTTCGTTGCTTCAACCCAGAGGTGGCAAATATTGAAGGAGCACGTTAATATCAGTGTGAAATCATTGCCTGAAACTCGCTGGGAAGGGAAAATAAATGCTGTAAAAGCTGTGAGGTTCCAAATAGCAGAAATCAGAGATTGCTGCGTTGCAGGAACTTTGTCGAATGTCGCAAG ATTGGTAGTATGGTATGATGTACTGCAAGTGATCAACAAAATCAGTAAAGCTTTACAATGTCCGAAAGTTGATTTGCGTACTGCGATGAACATGATTGATGGTGCTCTTCTTCAATTACAAACCTTTCGAGAATCCGGTTTCGAAACTTGCATAGCCACCGCTAAAAAAATTGCTGAGAAGTTAGATATTTCACAAACTTTACCCGAATCACGTACCCCACGAACAAGACAATTCTTTGATTATGAGTCTCAGCACGACGAACGACCTAGCGATCCGATGATAAGgttagaaattgaatttttcaacaaattatgCGATATAGCGATATCAAGCCTACGCGAACGTTTCGAAATGACCCAAAACGTTTGTGAACCATTTAGTATCATCCGAAACTCGGATAACTTTATGAGATTGGACAGAACCCAAATTTTGACTAAGTCCAAGGCTTTAGAAAATTATCTGACTGGTGAAGACGAGAACAGTGACATTGATGGTCGGGAGCTTGCCGAAGAACTGGAATCTTTAAAAGCTTACTTCGTAGCCGCTGGAATGACCGACTTGAGTGCACTCGTTATGATATCGCACATTATTGATAAAGGTCTGGATGAGATATATCCAAATTTCACTGTGACCTTAAGAATTTTCTTAACATTACCAGTAACCTCCGCGTCGGGTGAAAGGACCTTCTCAAAGCTAAAGCTCATCAAAACTTACCTGCGATCCACTATGTGCCAAGATCGACTGAATGGTTTAGCTGCGATGTCAATTGAGCATGGAATTTGCAACGAGTTGAATTTCAGCGATATTATAGCATCTTttgcgaacaaaaaatatcgcaaagtCCCACTTTAA